The DNA region TGGTTGGATCTCCCCACCCGGATAAATGTATTTGGTTTGGATACGGATCAGTTTGAAACCAATGATATTTAAAGACATCCCTTCCGCGATTTTTTTGTGAAAGTAAAAGGAACGTAAGATGTCTTGTTTCACAGAACCAATGGGTCGGAAGTCCCAAAGGATCCAACCCTCACGTTCAATATCATATTCCAAATATTCAACAGTCGATACAAAGTTCTGGAATCGCAAGTGGGCGTGAAAGATGGATTTGTTTTCCGAAATCCATTCTAAAGTTTTATGAAAACTCTCTTCTTTCTCCATAGTTCTTTCGATGGTATTTGAATTAGAAAATTGGCTTCTGCAAATTTGTAAAAAATCGCCCCATTCCAGATGACCACCGAAAGAAGCGGAAGGTGGTTTTGGTACCAGTCCTTCTCTTACCAAATGAAAGGCATTCGTACAACGTAAAAATTGTAAAAATTGCGACTTGGTAACTGGTGTTAGTGTAGGATCAAACAACTTGATACAAGTTTTCCCATTGTTTTGTATAAGATAAAAAAGATTCCTTCCAAACTTCGGAACTTTTTACCAAAGCCTCGGGTGATAGGATAAAAAATTGGAAAAGAGCATTTTGGTTTGTGGTAGAAACTTTGTATTCATTTTCTATTTTTTGAAACGGAACACCTTCTAAAAAAAACTTCCAACGGTCTTCATAATCAGGATGGATTTGAAAGGAAAATTCTAATTCGGCATGGTTTTTTAGTAACAAAGGATGAAAGTTCAAATCCTCTTTTGTGATTTTGAGATTGGATTGAAATTCTTCCTTGGATTCTTTTTTCACGGTGATTTTTGGCAAAATAAATCTACGTAAGGATTTTTTCGCACGGTCAAAAGCGAGTAAATAGAAGTCCGTTGTATTTTTTCTCACGAGTCGGTATGGTTCTATGATCCTTTCGCCCAAATCATATCCATATTGAATGGTGAGTGCACGTTTGTCTTTGATGGCT from Leptospira noumeaensis includes:
- a CDS encoding helix-turn-helix transcriptional regulator is translated as MGSFEDFPMIEVKKMNETEVRLFVLLFNLLREPKGISFQKFRNIMPRFYKNEDMESDRKKLYRDLGQLKSLGFNIKVAQFGYQSEDHFPYYLEKESIDRSLKFTKEELECLSRVLFAAETSLEGISLSQKLFSRNLDLIPKFAKQPKEIESLEETQDSSHTEKILQAIKDKRALTIQYGYDLGERIIEPYRLVRKNTTDFYLLAFDRAKKSLRRFILPKITVKKESKEEFQSNLKITKEDLNFHPLLLKNHAELEFSFQIHPDYEDRWKFFLEGVPFQKIENEYKVSTTNQNALFQFFILSPEALVKSSEVWKESFLSYTKQWENLYQVV